A stretch of DNA from Campylobacter concisus:
ATAAGCAAAAAATGCAAGTTCATATGATGGAGCTTTATAAAAAGCATGGTGCAAATCCGATGGGTGGCTGCTTGCCGATCTTGCTTCAAATTCCAGTATTTTTTGCAATCTACCGCGTTTTACTAAATGCAATCGAGCTAAAAGGTGCTCCTTGGATAGTTTGGATACACGATCTTTCGGTAATGGATCCATATTTTGTATTACCTATTTTGATGGGTCTTACGATGTTTTTGCAGCAAAAGCTTACACCAACGACATTTGCTGATCCTATGCAAGAAAAGGTGATGAAATTTTTACCTCTTATATTTACATTTTTCTTCGTGACATTCCCAGCTGGTCTTACACTTTACTGGTTTGTAAATAACGTTTGCTCGGTTGTTCAGCAAGTATTTGTAAACAAACTTTTTGAAAAACATAAAAAATCTGCGGAGGTAAAAGCTTAATGAAAATAGAAGCAAATACCCTTCAAGAGGCATTTCAAAAGGCAGCTGAGCAACTTAACTGCTCAGTAACTCAGCTTGATATAAAAGTTTTACAGCATCCAAGCAGTGGCTTTTTTGGATTTTTTAAAAGAAGTGCGATCATAGAAGCAAATTTAGAAAATCAGCCAAAACTACAACATAAACCAAAAAATGATAAAAATTTTGTTAAAAAAAATGATGAGAACGAGGCTATAAAAGAAGATAAAAAGCAAGCTAAAAAACACGATCATTGTGATAAAAAGCGAGGTTCTAAAAAACATAGAGATGAAAAAAGCGAAACTAAATTTGAGCAAAAAGAGCATAAAAATGAAAAGTCAAATTTAAGTGAAAAAAATGAAGCTCTAGCTAAAGATGCATTTGCTCAAAAGAGTGAAGAGGAGGCTGAACCAGGATATGTAATAAAGAGACTTGATGAGCCAAAAGAAATAAAGGAGTCACAAGCTGGTAAAAATGCTCCTAAAAATATTTTAGATAATTCTATTATTGAAAATTTTAACCAAACTGATGAAGAGAGTGCGGCTCAAGCTTTACAAAAAGAAAAAAAAGAAAAAGCAACAATCGACTTTGATAAAATTTTACCTGAGATCAAAGATGGCATGAACCGTCTTTTTAAGGCAAGTTGTTTTGATATTAGTAAAATTGAAGTTAGCAAATTTGACGATGAAACGGTGCTTATAGAGCTTGATGGAGCTGATGCAGCACTACTCATAGGCAAAGAGGGCTATAGATATAAGGCGATCTCTTACATGCTTTACAACTGGCTAAATTCAAAATATGATCTTGCTATCCGTCTTGAGATCGCACAGTTTTTGCAAAATCAAGAAGCGATAATGGAGCAATATTTAAACGGCGTGATCGAGAGAGTACAAAACACTGGTAGGGCTCAAACTAAGCCACTAGATGGAGTTTTGGTTAAGATCGCACTTGAGAAGCTCCGCCAAAAATTTCCAGATAAATATGTTGGCATAAAAAGCGGCAATGACGGCAAATTTGTCGTCGTAAATGACTTTTTCAAAAAATGAGTGAAACTATCGCAGCCCTTGCCACAGCTTATGGCATCGGCTCAGTTTCTATCGTAAGGCTTAGCGGTAAGGACGCTCTGGCCACCTCTTTAAAACTCCTTAAACTTTCAAATTTAGAGCCAAGATACGCAAAACTAGCCAAAATCTACTCCCTTGATGATGAAATTTTAGACGAGGGCATCGTTATATATTTTAAAGCCCCAGCAAGCTTTACAGGCGAGGATATCGTCGAATTTCAAACTCATGGCGGTATCGTAGTTAGTGAAAGAATTTTAAACGAACTAATTAAAGCTGGTGCAAGGCTTGCTATGCCTGGCGAGTTTAGCAAGCGAGCGTTTTTAAATGGCAAGATGGATCTAGCAAAGGCAGAGGCGATGCAAGGGCTTATCACTTCAAAAAGTGAGATCGCTGCTAAAATTTTAACCCGCCAAATGCAAGGCGATCTTAGTAAATTTGTAGGAGAGATAAGGGGTGAAGTGGTCAAAACTCTTGCCTTTGTTGAGACGATGATTGATTATGCTGATGACGATCTGCCCACAAATTTGCTAGATCAAACTAAAGAGATGCTTTTAAGAAATAGCGAGAAGTTAGAGCATATAGCCACTCTTAGTGAGCAAAGAAGAGGACTCATAGATGGCTTTAAGATCGCGATCGTTGGCAAGCCAAATGTTGGTAAAAGTTCTATTTTGAACTCGTTTTTGGCCTACGAGAGAGCTATTGTAAGTGATGAAGCAGGCACAACCAGAGATAGAATAGAAGAAAATTTTAAGATAGGTTCGCATTTAGTTCGCATAATAGACACTGCTGGCATCAGAAAAGATGCTGGAAAGATCGAGCAAATCGGTATAAACTACTCGATTTCTGCCATTAATGAGGCCGACATCATCCTAGCTGTTTTTGATGGCTCTTGTCTAAGCGATGAGCAAGATAAAGATATAATTAGGCTCGTTTCTAACTCAAGTAAAAAAGCCTTTTTTATCCTAAACAAAAGCGATCTAGCGTTTAAATTTGATATAGAGCTAGATGACGCTATCAAAATTTCAGCAAAAACCGATACAAGCGTAGTTTTAAAAGAGCTTGAGAGCTACCTCAAGACGCAAGACACTGATGAGATCATGCTAAGCTCAAACCGTCAAATTTTAAGCTGTAAAGAGGCGAGTGAGGCTTTAAAAAGAGCATTTTTAAGGCTAAGTGAAGAAGAGCTAGAAATTTTTGCTTATGAGCTAAATAGTGCGATAAAGGCGCTTGCAAGCATCACAAAGCCATTTGAGAGAAGTGAAATTTTAGACGAGATGTTTAGCCATTTTTGTTTAGGAAAATGATAGTTTTTTTGGTTAAAATTTTCGTTTTTTAAAGGAGATACGATGAAAATTTTACTTATAAATGGTGGTAAAAAATTTGCCCACTCAGATGGCAGACTAAATCAAACACTTCACGACCTTGCATGCGAGAAGCTCGCAAAAATGGGTCACGAGATAAAACAAACTACAATAGATCATGGCTATGATATCGAGGCTGAAGTTGAGAAATTTCTCTGGATGGAAGCGGTAGTTTGGCAGATGCCAGCTTGGTGGATGGGCGAGCCTTGGATAGTGAAAAAATATATCGATGAGGTCTTTACTGCAGGCCACGGCAAGCTTTATACGAGCGATGGCAGGCATAGGGTGGATCCAACTAAAAACTATGGCAAGGGTGGCTTGCTAAATGAAAAGAAATTTATGCTAAGCCTTACTTGGAATGCCCCAGCTGAGGCATTTAGCGATCCAAGCGAGTTTTTTGATGCGCGCGGGATCGATGGGGTTTATTTTCATTTTAGAAAGGCAAATGAGTTTTTGGGCATGAAGCCACTTCCATATTTTATGTGCAATGATGTGATCAAGATGCCAGATGTACCAAGATACATAAAAGAGTATGAAGCGCATCTTGAAAAAGTTTTTAAAAATACGAAATAGAAATTTAAAATAGAAACAAAACTGCAAATATGAATAAAAGTGGCAACAAAATAGCTACGAGCTAGGTTTGAAAATTTTGCCACTTTTTATTACCATGCTAGCAAAAATAAAACACTGGCATAAATTTTTAAAATACTGCTACAAAAAAGACCTTATTAAAGTAGGCAAAATTCTCTCAATAATGCTTTATTCTGCTAAATTTCAAAAGGCTTTTTAGTAACTTTTTATAAGCAAGATTGTAAAATGGCTTAAAATTCTTAAAAGGTTACATCAATGGATAAAGCTACCATACAAGCACATAAAATTAGCGACGAAGAGTATGAAGAGATCTTAAAAATCCTAGGCCGCGAGCCAAATTTACTAGAGCTTGGCATATTTTCAGCGATGTGGAGCGAGCACTGCAGCTATAAATCAAGCAAAAAATACCTAAATGGCTTTCCGACAAAAGCGCCTTGGGTCATCCAAGGACCTGGTGAAAATGCCGGCGTCATCGACGTTGGCGATGGGATCGCAGCTGTGTTTAAGATGGAGAGTCACAACCATCCAAGCTTTATCGAGCCGTTTCAGGGCGCTGCAACTGGCGTTGGTGGAATTTTAAGAGATGTCTTTACGATGGGCGCAAGAGTTGTTGCGAACATGAACTCGCTTCGTTTTGGTGAGATAAGAGGCGAGAGCGAGCTAGCTAAAAAGCATAGATATTTGATAAAAGGAAGTGTGGCAGGCATCGGTCACTACGGTAACTGCATGGGTATCCCGACGATCGGTGGCGAAACTACCTTTGATCCTAGTTTTAATGGCAATATCCTAATCAACGCCTTTGCACTTGGCCTTTGCAAAAGTGATGAAATTTTCTATGGCAAGGCTGAAGGTGTAGGCAACCCAGTCATTTACGTGGGCTCAAAGACCGGTAGAGACGGCCTTGGCGGCGCTGTGATGGCGAGCGATAGCTTTAACGACGAAAATAAATCGCTTCGCCCAACGGTGCAAGTAGGCGACCCATTTGCCGAGAAGCTGCTTATGGAAGCTTGCTTGGAGCTCTTTAAAAAAGACTACATTATCGGCATTCAAGATATGGGTGCGGCAGGACTAACAAGCTCTAGCTTTGAGATGGCTGGTAGAAGTGGCAGCGGTATGAAGATGTATCTAGACCGCGTGCCGATGCGTGAAGTTGGCATGACGCCTTATGAGCTAATGCTAAGTGAGTCTCAAGAGCGTATGCTAATATGTGCCAAAAAGGGCTATGAGCAAAAAGTGCTTGAAATTTTTAGAAAATGGGACCTTGACGCTGAGATCATCGGCGAGGTCACAAGTAGTGGCGTGATGCAGCTTTACTGGCATGGTGAGCTTGCAGGCGAAATCCCTATCGGCCCACTTAGCGAGGCAGCTCCAGTGCTTGATCGCCCAGTTGCACGTCCAAAATACCTTGATGAGATAGCAAATTTAGAAATTCCAAATAATGTTGATAACAAAACCGCATTTTTCAAGCTTTTAAAAGAGCCAGAGGTGCTAAATAAAAGCTTTATCTACGATCAATACGACGCAAATATTCAGACAAATACTATAAAACAGCCCGGACACTTAGGCGCTGCAAGTATCAGAGTAAAAGGCACTAAAAAGGCCGTCTCTATGGCTGCGCAGTGTAATCCTAGGGCAAATTTTGTTGATCCAAAAATTGGCGCTGCAAGAGCTGTCGCGGCAGCTGGCAGGAAAGTAGCGATGAGCGGCGCTGTGCCACTTGCGATCACTGACTGCTTAAACTACGGCAACCCACAAAATCCAGAGGTAATGTGGCAGTTCAAAGAGGGATGTGAAGGCATAAAAGAGGCTTGCCGTGAGCTAAACACACCAGTCGTGAGCGGCAACGTGAGCCTTTATAACGACACTGACGGCGTGAGCGTCTATCCGACACCAGCCATCGTCACAGTTGGCGTAAATGAAGATGCGAACTTAAATCTAAAAAGCACATTTTTAAGCGAGGGCAGGGCGATTTACCTACTTGGTGAGACAAATGGGGAATTCGCTGCCTCGCTTTACGCAAAGGCGCTATTTGATGCAGTCGGCGGCAAGTTAAAAGAGGTTGATTATAAAGCTGAGCGAGCTCTTTGGGACCTAGTGATCGAGGCAAATAAAGAGCAAATTTTAGAGTTTGCAAATAGCATAGGCGTAGGCGGTCTTGCTATTACGCTAGCAAAAATGGCTAGTATTTCAAATATCGGCGTAAACTGCGAGGCGAAATTTAAAGAGTCAAATTTTATCTTTGACGAGAGCTTTTCAAGGGCGGTCGTTGGCGTAAAAGATGAGACTAAATTTGAAGCGCTTGCTGCTAAATTTGGTGTGAAATTTGAGAAGATTGGCGTTAGTGGTGGTAAGAGATTTAAACTAAATGATATTGATGAGAACATAGACGAGATAAGAGAAATTTATCTAAATGAGTTTGCAAAAATCGTTAGAAAAGAGGATTAAAAAATGGCTTTGAAAAAGAGCAAGGTCGCTGAGGCTGAAAATGAGCAAAAGGAAGCAGAACAAGTTGAAAAACGAGTCGTAGCAAAGCCGCCAGTACTTTTTAGTAAGACACAAAATTTAATAAAATCGATCGAAAAAAGACTAAACGCTACCTTGATAACTTACTATAATTCAAACGCTGGTAGTGTTTGCGGCAACGATGCAAGTGCTATGTATGAAATTTTAAAGGGTAAAAAGATAGATACTGCTTATCTTTTTATAAAAAGTGACGGCGGAAGTGGTATTGCTGCTCTTAGGATCATCACTACACTTAGAAATTACTGCAAAAATTTAATAGCTCTAATACCTGCAAACTGCGCCTCGGCTGCTACCATGATGGCACTTGGCGCAAATGAGATCGTCATGGGGCCACTTGCCTATCTAACGCCTGTTGATACCTCACTCAAACACGAGCTTAGTCCGACAAATAAAGGCAATGAGCTTGTGAGCGTTTCGATGGACGAACTTAGTCGTGTGGTCAAACTTTGGAAAGAGCAAGACAAAGATAGGCCAAACGACACAAACCCTTATAACTCACTTTATGAGTATATTCATCCGCTAGTCTTTGGTGCGGTTGATCGTGCTAGCTCGCTATCACTTAAGATTTGCACCGAGCTTCTTAGGTATCACATCGATGATGATAAAAAGATCGCAGAAATTTCTGAAAGGCTAAATGGCGACTACCCAGCTCACGAATATCCGATCCTCTTTAGAGAGGCGCACGAGATCGGCCTTCATGTAAAAAAGATGGATGATGATCTAAATGAAATGCTTCAGGAGCTAACGCTACTTTACTCTGAGATGGGACAGCGGGCTTTTACCGACTACGATGAAAATAGCTACCATGATAACAATATCGCAAATATCATCGAAACAAATGGCAAGCAAATTTACTATCAGATAGATAAAGACTGGTTCTACCGCCCTGAAGAGCGCCGCTGGAATGTGATGAACGACGAGAGCTCTTGGCGTAAAAACGAACTAGTAAATGGCAAAATAAAAAATACTATCTATCACTTGTGGTAATATGTCTGGAGTCCTGTTTTTACTGATATTAGGCGGTGCGATATTTCTCTTTATGAATGTCCAAATAGGTAGTAACCGCAAGAAACAAGCAAATGTAGATGAGGCTAAATTTCTAGTCTCACTGCTTGCAAAAGTAGCTAAAAGTGACGGCAGAGTTAGCGAGCTAGAGGCCAGGCTGATCACTCAAGTGCTAGATGATCTAAGCCAGAAAGTTAGCGGCGTTAGCGGTGTGCGTGAGTATCTAAAAGATGTCTATAATAGTCAAAAAGAGAATGTAGATAACGCCTATGAAACCGCTAGAAACTATAAGCGTGCGTTTAATCTAAACTACGATACATGTGTCGCTAGGCTCACGTTTTTTCTAAATTTAGCCTACATCGATGGAGATTTTAATAAAAATGAGCAAGATGTTATAAGAAATATCGCTTATGGATTTGGCATTGATAAAGAAACGCTTGATGAGATCATCTTTAAATTTGATAGCTTTTATGGCTCAAGATTTGAGGCAAATCCCGATGAAATGGTCCAAGAAAAAGATGCATTTGAGGTTTTAGGGCTTAGCAAAAATGCAAGCTTTGATGAGGTAAAGCTTCGTTATAAAGAGCTTGTAAGGCAGTATCATCCCGACATTTTAATGGGTAGAGGCGAGAGTAAAGAGGTGATCGAGCGCTCAACTAAAAAGCTTCAGGAGATAAACGAGGCTTATGGGCGATTAAAAGAGAAATTTGGAGTTTAGATGAAGAAATTTATTATTTTGCTGCTAGCAGTGGCTGGCTTTTGTAATGATTTTAAAGTGGTAAATATCGATGGAAAAGAGATAAAATTTAAGCTTACGCAAAGCGAGCTTTATCAAGATCAAAGATTAGTCATCAGCAACTACGATGTTAAAGATAGCAATGTGAGCATAATATTTGTCGACAAAGATGGCAACAAGAGCGACATTATGTCAGTTCAAGCAAAAAAATTAAATGAAATTAGTGAGTATATCTTTTCGTATGATCGCGGCATAAAGGTGATGAAATTTAGCTCGAAAAAGCCGATATGCGAGGCGCTTGAGAAAGAGGAGCCTATAAATTTAAGCGTATTAGATGCGAGATATTTTGACGGCAATCAAATTTCAAGCTATGCCTTTAGCGTTGATATTGTTGGTCAAAAGCGTGAAAACTTTGTAGAGAGAAAAGACTATTATATAGATGCAGCTGCAAATGTTATGGTTACGCTAGAAGCCTTATCGATAAAGAATATCGCAAAAGATATAAAAATGGGGCAGCTTCTGCTTGCAAAAGGTATGTGTTTAACAAAAAGATAAAAATTTAATAAAGGAGAAAAAATGAGAGCATTGCTTAGCGTTAGCGATAAAGAGGGCATTGTAGAGTTTGCAAAGGGGCTAGAAGAGCTTGGCTGGCAGATACTTTCAACTGGTGGCACCTATAAACTTTTAAAGGCTGAGGGCGTCAAAGCCACTGAGGTTAGCGAATTTACGTCGTCGCCTGAGATGTTTGAAGGCAGGGTAAAGACGCTTCATCCAAAGATACATGGCGGTATCTTACACAAACGTGACGACGCTACACATGTGGCTCAGGCAAAAGAGCATGGCATCGAGGGTATAGACCTAGTTTGCGTAAATTTATATCCATTTAAAGAGACTACCATCAGGACTGATGACTTTGCTGAGATCATCGAAAATATCGACATTGGTGGCCCAGCTATGGTAAGAAGTGCAGCTAAAAATTTTAAAGACGTAATTATAGTTACAAGCGTGCTTGATTATGATGAAATTTTAAAGCGCCTAAAAGAGAAAAGCGATGATTTTGAGTTTAGAAGATCGCTGATGATAAAGGCATTCGAGCATACAGCGGCATATGATAGCATGATCGCAAACTATATGAATGATAGATTTAATGGCGGTTTTGGCGATGCTAGATTTATCGTGGGAAGCAAGGTTTTTGACACAAGATACGGAGAAAATCCACACCAAAAAGGCGCACTTTATGAGTTTGATTATTTCTTCACAAACAACTTTAGAGCCTTAAAAGGTGAGGCAAGTTTCAATAATATGACCGATATAAATGGCGCATTGATGCTTGCAACTAGCTTTGATGATTCTCCAGCTGTGGCTATCATCAAGCACGCTAATCCTTGCGGCTTTGCGGTAAAAGATACATTGCTTGAGAGCTACGAGGCTGCGCTTAAATGCGATCCGATCTCAGCTTACGGCGGTGTAGTCGCGATAAATGGCACACTTGATGAGAAGCTAGCTAAAAAGATAAATGAAATTTACGTTGAGGTAATAATTGCTGCAAATGTTGATGAAGCAGCTCTTAAGGTGTTTGAAGCTAAAAAGCGCATCAAAATTTTCACTCAAGATAATAAATTTTTAGTTCGCTCAAATGATAAATTTGACTTTAAGCACGTTGATGGCGGATTTGTATTTCAAGAAAGAGACTATGTAAAAGACGAAGAGCTTGAAAATATGAAGCAAATGAGCAAGAAATTTGCAACTGGTAGCGAGCTAAAAGACGCTCAGATCGCTTGGAAAGTGGCTGCGCTAACGAAGAGCAACTGCGTAGTTTATGTAAAAGATGGCGCTATGGTAGCTATTGGCATGGGTATGACAAGCCGCGTTGATGCTGCTCGTGCAGCCGTGGCAAAGGCAAAAGAACTAAAGATCGATCTAAACGGTTGCGTACTTGCAAGCGAAGCGTTCTTTCCGTTTAGAGATAGTATCGATATCGCTAGTAAGGTCGGCGTAAAATGCGTCATCGAGCCAGGTGGTAGCATCAGAGATGATGAGGTGATAGAGGCTGCCAATGAGCATGGCATGTCACTATACTTCACTGGCGTTAGACACTTTTTACACTAAAATTTAGGGGCGCTTGCCCCTTTCTTCACACTTTATAACTTTAATTTTCGTATAATCTTTCAAAAACGAAAGGAGATAGAATGAAAAATATCTTAAAATTTATCTTAATGGCGGCAGTGTTTTTTGGTCTAAATTTGATGGCAAAAGATGAGCTTATAAAGGAGCAGACGATGGCAGGGCAAAATTTAAAAGAAATTTATCTAGCAGGCGGTTGCTTTTGGGGTATGCAGGGGTATTTTAAAAAGATATTTGGCGTAGTGGATACAAAGGTAGGCTACGCAAATGGCAAGAGCGAAAATACTAGCTACCGCGAGCTTCATGAGAGCGATCATGCTGAGACACTTTATGTAAAATACGACGAAAATAGAGTCGCTTTGGCTGAAATTTTGGCTCACTTTTTTAGAGTGATCGACCCGACATCGCTAAATAAACAAGGCAATGACGTCGGTAGGCAGTATAGAAGCGGAATTTACTATGTGAGCGAAAGTGATCTGCCAACGATAGAGAGCTTTATGAAAATAGAGCAAAAGAAATTTAAAGATAAGATCGTGGTTGAGGTAGCGCCACTTAAAAATTTCGTCTTAGGTGAGGAGTATCATCAAGATTATCTTGATAAAAATCCTTTTGGATATTGTCACATCGATCTAGGTTTAGCCGATAAACCGCTTTACGATGAGGCGAAATTTAAACCGCTTAGTAAAGATGAGCTAAAGAAAAATTTAAGTAGCGAGCAGTATGCCGTGACGCAAGAAGCAGCGACTGAGAGGCCGTTTAGCAGCGAGTATGATAAATTTGATCAAAAAGGCATTTATGTAGATATAACGAGTGGAAAGCCACTTTTCTCAAGTGCAGATAAATTTGATGCAGGATGTGGTTGGCCAAGCTTTACAAAGCCTATCACGACAACAGCTCTTTCATATAAGGAGGACAACTCTTTTATGATGAAAAGGGTCGAAGTTAAGTCTCAAAATAGTGACGCGCACCTTGGGCATGTTTTTGACGATGGCCCAAGCGATAAGGGTGGGCTAAGATATTGCATAAACGGTGCGAGCCTTAAATTTATACCGCTTGAAGATATGGCAAGACTAGGGTATGAGGAATTTATACCTTATGTAAAATAGCTTTTGTTGAAGCAAATCAATAGTTTGAAAAGTTTAATCAGAGTATAATTCTCCAAAATTAAAAGGAGAAAAAATGAGCGATTTTTTCAAAAATGCGGAGCAGTTTAATGTCGATGGTGCAACCGTGCCATTTTATAAATTTAATGAAAATGGTGTAAATTTTGTTGGCTTTGACTCACGTCCTTGCGTGCCGCCAGAGCCAATGGTCAATGCATTAATCGCTATTAAATTTGCTGATAAAAACACAAAAATTATGATGCTAAATCATAAATTTCCAGCTGGTCTTATACCAAAGATAGATAAGAGCTTTGATATAGAGCGTGAAGATATAGATGGTGGGGCTGTAAAGATGATTTTTAGCCTAAAAGACGGTGCAAACATAGAAGACGTAGATATGAGTCTTTGCCACTAAGATGCTTTTAAATACTTACGCACCACCA
This window harbors:
- a CDS encoding Jag N-terminal domain-containing protein, with the protein product MKIEANTLQEAFQKAAEQLNCSVTQLDIKVLQHPSSGFFGFFKRSAIIEANLENQPKLQHKPKNDKNFVKKNDENEAIKEDKKQAKKHDHCDKKRGSKKHRDEKSETKFEQKEHKNEKSNLSEKNEALAKDAFAQKSEEEAEPGYVIKRLDEPKEIKESQAGKNAPKNILDNSIIENFNQTDEESAAQALQKEKKEKATIDFDKILPEIKDGMNRLFKASCFDISKIEVSKFDDETVLIELDGADAALLIGKEGYRYKAISYMLYNWLNSKYDLAIRLEIAQFLQNQEAIMEQYLNGVIERVQNTGRAQTKPLDGVLVKIALEKLRQKFPDKYVGIKSGNDGKFVVVNDFFKK
- the mnmE gene encoding tRNA uridine-5-carboxymethylaminomethyl(34) synthesis GTPase MnmE yields the protein MSETIAALATAYGIGSVSIVRLSGKDALATSLKLLKLSNLEPRYAKLAKIYSLDDEILDEGIVIYFKAPASFTGEDIVEFQTHGGIVVSERILNELIKAGARLAMPGEFSKRAFLNGKMDLAKAEAMQGLITSKSEIAAKILTRQMQGDLSKFVGEIRGEVVKTLAFVETMIDYADDDLPTNLLDQTKEMLLRNSEKLEHIATLSEQRRGLIDGFKIAIVGKPNVGKSSILNSFLAYERAIVSDEAGTTRDRIEENFKIGSHLVRIIDTAGIRKDAGKIEQIGINYSISAINEADIILAVFDGSCLSDEQDKDIIRLVSNSSKKAFFILNKSDLAFKFDIELDDAIKISAKTDTSVVLKELESYLKTQDTDEIMLSSNRQILSCKEASEALKRAFLRLSEEELEIFAYELNSAIKALASITKPFERSEILDEMFSHFCLGK
- a CDS encoding NAD(P)H-dependent oxidoreductase, coding for MKILLINGGKKFAHSDGRLNQTLHDLACEKLAKMGHEIKQTTIDHGYDIEAEVEKFLWMEAVVWQMPAWWMGEPWIVKKYIDEVFTAGHGKLYTSDGRHRVDPTKNYGKGGLLNEKKFMLSLTWNAPAEAFSDPSEFFDARGIDGVYFHFRKANEFLGMKPLPYFMCNDVIKMPDVPRYIKEYEAHLEKVFKNTK
- the purL gene encoding phosphoribosylformylglycinamidine synthase subunit PurL, with product MDKATIQAHKISDEEYEEILKILGREPNLLELGIFSAMWSEHCSYKSSKKYLNGFPTKAPWVIQGPGENAGVIDVGDGIAAVFKMESHNHPSFIEPFQGAATGVGGILRDVFTMGARVVANMNSLRFGEIRGESELAKKHRYLIKGSVAGIGHYGNCMGIPTIGGETTFDPSFNGNILINAFALGLCKSDEIFYGKAEGVGNPVIYVGSKTGRDGLGGAVMASDSFNDENKSLRPTVQVGDPFAEKLLMEACLELFKKDYIIGIQDMGAAGLTSSSFEMAGRSGSGMKMYLDRVPMREVGMTPYELMLSESQERMLICAKKGYEQKVLEIFRKWDLDAEIIGEVTSSGVMQLYWHGELAGEIPIGPLSEAAPVLDRPVARPKYLDEIANLEIPNNVDNKTAFFKLLKEPEVLNKSFIYDQYDANIQTNTIKQPGHLGAASIRVKGTKKAVSMAAQCNPRANFVDPKIGAARAVAAAGRKVAMSGAVPLAITDCLNYGNPQNPEVMWQFKEGCEGIKEACRELNTPVVSGNVSLYNDTDGVSVYPTPAIVTVGVNEDANLNLKSTFLSEGRAIYLLGETNGEFAASLYAKALFDAVGGKLKEVDYKAERALWDLVIEANKEQILEFANSIGVGGLAITLAKMASISNIGVNCEAKFKESNFIFDESFSRAVVGVKDETKFEALAAKFGVKFEKIGVSGGKRFKLNDIDENIDEIREIYLNEFAKIVRKED
- a CDS encoding SDH family Clp fold serine proteinase — encoded protein: MALKKSKVAEAENEQKEAEQVEKRVVAKPPVLFSKTQNLIKSIEKRLNATLITYYNSNAGSVCGNDASAMYEILKGKKIDTAYLFIKSDGGSGIAALRIITTLRNYCKNLIALIPANCASAATMMALGANEIVMGPLAYLTPVDTSLKHELSPTNKGNELVSVSMDELSRVVKLWKEQDKDRPNDTNPYNSLYEYIHPLVFGAVDRASSLSLKICTELLRYHIDDDKKIAEISERLNGDYPAHEYPILFREAHEIGLHVKKMDDDLNEMLQELTLLYSEMGQRAFTDYDENSYHDNNIANIIETNGKQIYYQIDKDWFYRPEERRWNVMNDESSWRKNELVNGKIKNTIYHLW
- a CDS encoding TerB family tellurite resistance protein, which gives rise to MSGVLFLLILGGAIFLFMNVQIGSNRKKQANVDEAKFLVSLLAKVAKSDGRVSELEARLITQVLDDLSQKVSGVSGVREYLKDVYNSQKENVDNAYETARNYKRAFNLNYDTCVARLTFFLNLAYIDGDFNKNEQDVIRNIAYGFGIDKETLDEIIFKFDSFYGSRFEANPDEMVQEKDAFEVLGLSKNASFDEVKLRYKELVRQYHPDILMGRGESKEVIERSTKKLQEINEAYGRLKEKFGV
- the purH gene encoding bifunctional phosphoribosylaminoimidazolecarboxamide formyltransferase/IMP cyclohydrolase, with translation MRALLSVSDKEGIVEFAKGLEELGWQILSTGGTYKLLKAEGVKATEVSEFTSSPEMFEGRVKTLHPKIHGGILHKRDDATHVAQAKEHGIEGIDLVCVNLYPFKETTIRTDDFAEIIENIDIGGPAMVRSAAKNFKDVIIVTSVLDYDEILKRLKEKSDDFEFRRSLMIKAFEHTAAYDSMIANYMNDRFNGGFGDARFIVGSKVFDTRYGENPHQKGALYEFDYFFTNNFRALKGEASFNNMTDINGALMLATSFDDSPAVAIIKHANPCGFAVKDTLLESYEAALKCDPISAYGGVVAINGTLDEKLAKKINEIYVEVIIAANVDEAALKVFEAKKRIKIFTQDNKFLVRSNDKFDFKHVDGGFVFQERDYVKDEELENMKQMSKKFATGSELKDAQIAWKVAALTKSNCVVYVKDGAMVAIGMGMTSRVDAARAAVAKAKELKIDLNGCVLASEAFFPFRDSIDIASKVGVKCVIEPGGSIRDDEVIEAANEHGMSLYFTGVRHFLH
- the msrB gene encoding peptide-methionine (R)-S-oxide reductase MsrB — protein: MKNILKFILMAAVFFGLNLMAKDELIKEQTMAGQNLKEIYLAGGCFWGMQGYFKKIFGVVDTKVGYANGKSENTSYRELHESDHAETLYVKYDENRVALAEILAHFFRVIDPTSLNKQGNDVGRQYRSGIYYVSESDLPTIESFMKIEQKKFKDKIVVEVAPLKNFVLGEEYHQDYLDKNPFGYCHIDLGLADKPLYDEAKFKPLSKDELKKNLSSEQYAVTQEAATERPFSSEYDKFDQKGIYVDITSGKPLFSSADKFDAGCGWPSFTKPITTTALSYKEDNSFMMKRVEVKSQNSDAHLGHVFDDGPSDKGGLRYCINGASLKFIPLEDMARLGYEEFIPYVK